A stretch of Macadamia integrifolia cultivar HAES 741 chromosome 7, SCU_Mint_v3, whole genome shotgun sequence DNA encodes these proteins:
- the LOC122083441 gene encoding UPF0481 protein At3g47200-like: MDDNVRETDDCSIVVIIDSIREKLSRSYASQSSRPISCIYKVHQKIRKMKEDAYTPDMVSIGPYHHGKQNLQAMEDLKVQYLQAVLDRTRDENNLEIYVKALKELEAEARGCYSEPIDLSNKEFIEMMLLDGFFIIELFRKYAHVVESEVRDPIFYTSSMIGRVLRDLVLLENQIPISVLQTLFDLSKDPGSDRLSLIDLALLFFNGLIPDGICKYLCNQENEDMTITHNHLLGLLSFTIDSHYSHRRSKMISLHTSLESLPCVMQLLRFGVKFKRSYTLDSFTDIRFRDGVLEIPPLYIDNYTDSFFRNLIAYEQCRIGGKHSVTSYAIVMDQLIKSIDDVIFLRDRGIIINRLGKGNKVLCLFNDLCSEILDSDFDYRELCEKVNEFCYSRRFWTWKATLVISSASLALFLTAWATVFTTLQFFNVQYKSN, encoded by the coding sequence ATGGACGACAATGTAAGAGAAACCGACGATTGTTCGATAGTTGTTATTATTGATTCTATCAGAGAAAAGCTTTCTCGGAGTTATGCATCTCAGTCCTCGAGACCAATTTCTTGTATATACAAAGTCCACCAAAAGATTCGCAAAATGAAGGAAGATGCCTACACGCCTGATATGGTCTCTATTGGCCCTTATCACCATGGTAAGCAAAACTTGCAAGCCATGGAAGACCTTAAGGTGCAATACTTACAGGCAGTGCTTGATCGAACAAGAGATGAAAACAATTTGGAGATTTATGTGAAAGCTCTCAAGGAGTTAGAAGCTGAAGCCCGTGGGTGTTACTCAGAACCCATCGACTTAAGTAACAAAGAATTCATAGAAATGATGCTTTTAGATGGATTCTTCATCATTGAGTTATTCCGGAAATATGCACATGTTGTTGAGTCAGAGGTTCGTGATCCCATATTCTATACCAGCTCAATGATAGGAAGGGTTTTGCGTGACTTGGTGTTGCTTGAAAACCAAATACCCATTTCAGTTCTTCAAACATTATTCGATCTAAGTAAGGATCCTGGCTCTGATAGATTATCACTCATTGATTTGGCTCTCCTTTTCTTCAATGGATTGATTCCCGATGGTATTTGTAAGTATCTTTGCAATCAGGAAAATGAGGACATGACCATTACCCACAACCATTTACTGGGTCTGTTAAGCTTCACAATTGATAGTCATTATTCTCATCGGAGGAGCAAGATGATATCTTTACATACATCACTAGAATCTTTGCCATGTGTGATGCAGCTCCTGCGTTTCGGTGTTAAGTTCAAGAGGAGTTATACACTTGATAGCTTTACAGACATAAGGTTCAGAGATGGAGTACTTGAAATCCCTCCATTATACATTGATAACTACACAGATTCCTTTTTTCGAAACCTTATTGCTTACGAGCAATGCCGTATTGGAGGTAAACACTCGGTAACATCTTATGCCATCGTTATGGATCAGCTTATTAAATCTATTGATGACGTGATATTTCTCCGTGATCGTGGAATTATTATTAATCGTTTGGGTAAAGGAAATAAGGTCTTGTGTCTGTTTAACGATCTTTGCAGTGAAATTTTAGACAGTGACTTCGATTACAGGGAACTTTGTGAGAAGGTGAATGAATTTTGTTACAGTCGTCGTTTTTGGACATGGAAAGCGACTTTGGTTATTTCATCAGCATCTTTAGCACTTTTTCTTACTGCTTGGGCTACAGTATTTACCACCCTCCAGTTCTTTAATGTTCAATATAAATCTAATTAG